GCGCCGGCCGCGCGGACGCGACTTCCTGCTGGTGCTGGCGCTGGGCGTCGTCGGCGTCGCCTTCGTGCAGTGGACCTACAACATCGCCATCGTCCGCCTGCCCATCGGCGTGGCCCTGCTGCTGGAGTACCTCGCGCCGGTCCTGGTCGTGCTGTGGGCGCGGTTCGTGCGGCACGAGCGGGTCCACCCCCGGGTGTGGCCGGCGATCGCCCTGGCGCTGGTCGGGCTCGCCCTCGTCGGGCAGGTCTGGGGCGGCCTCGAGCTGGACGGGATCGGCGTGCTCGTGGCGCTGACCGCGGCGGTGTGCTTCGCGGCCTACTTCCTGATCGGCGAGGAGTTGACCGCCACGTCCGCCGAGCCGCTCTCGGCCCTGCAGACCGTCGTGTGGTCCTTCGGGATCGGCGCCATCGTCATGAACGTGCTCGGCGGCTGGGAGGGCACGAGCGCACTGGGCACGACGGCGTCCATGCTGGGCCGGCTCGACCACCTGACCGTCCCCGCGTGGCTGGCGATGACGTCGGTGGTCGTGACGGGCACGGTCGTCCCCTTCTTCCTCTACCTCGCCTCCCTGCGCGACCTGTCCAGCGCGAAGGCGTCCGTCATCGCGATGCTCGAGCCGGTCGTGGCGGTCATCGTGGGCTGGGTCTGGTTCGCCGAGTCGCTGTCCCCGGTCCAGACGGCAGGCGTCGCCGCCGTGATCGGCGGCATCGTGCTGGCCCAGACCGCCCGTCACACGCCGGACGACGAACTGCCTCCGACGCTCTAGGGTGTGGGGCATGGAACGCTTCCTGTCCACCTGGTTCGTCAGCAGCCTTGCGCTCGGACTGTCCGCCCTCATCCTCGGCAGTCACATGAGCATCGGCGTGGAAGGCGAGACGACACTGAACCGCGTCCTCGCCCTGGCCGCCGTCGGCCTGGTCTTCACCATCGTCCACGAGATCGTCGGCACGATCGTCAAGCTGATCTCGCTGCCGTTCATCGTGTTGACCCTGGGCCTGCTGCTGGTCGTCATCAACGCCCTGCTGTTGCTGCTGACCGAGTGGATCACCTCGCAGTTCGGCGTCGAGTTCGTCCTCGACGGCTTCTGGTGGGCGGTCCTGGCGGCGATCGTGGTGTCGATCTGCCAGTCGATCCTGTCCGCGATCATCTCGGACTGAGTGGAGTCCATGACCCGCCGCATCGCACTGGTCTGCCTGGGCAACATCTGCCGCTCCCCCATGGCCCACGTCGTCCTCGAACAACGCCTGGCCGACGCCGGGATCGACGACGTCGTCGTCACGTCCTCGGGCACCGGCGACTGGCACGTCGGCCAGCCGATGGACGAGCGCGCCGCGGCCACCCTGACCGCCGCGGGGTACGACGCCACGCGCCACCGTGCCCGGAACTTCACCCCGGACTGGTTCGGCGAGCAGGACCTCATCTTGACCATGGACGCCAGCAACCACGCCGACGTCCTGGCGCTCGCCCGCAGTGACGAGGACCGCGCCAAGGTCCGGATGTACCGCTCGTTCGACCCTGAGGCGGACACGCCGGACGCCGAGGTCCCCGACCCCTGGTACGGCGGCCCCGAGGGCTTCGACGAGGTGCTGAAGATGGTCGAGCGCACCACCGACGGGATCGTCCGGTACCTCTCCGACGCCTCGTGACGCACCGACCCTCCGGCGAGATCCTGCGACTGGTCACGCCCGACGACGCCGAGGAGCTCGCCGCCGTGTGGTCGAGGAACCGCACATTCCTCGCGCCGTGGGAGCCGCTGCGCGACGACGCGTTCTTCACCCCCGAGAGCCAGCGCGCCGGCATCGAGCGCGACCTCGCCGAGCACGAGGCGGGGCGGATGGTCCCCTTCGTCATCAGCGGGCCCGACGGTGGCATGGCGGGCCGGCTCACGCTCAGCGGCGTCACCCGCGGCGCGTTCCAGTCGGCGGCGATGGGCTACTGGGTCCGCGAGGACCTCAACGGGCGCGGCCTGGCGACCCGCGCCGCGCGGGAGGCGGTCGACCACGCGTTCGCGACGCTGGGCCTGCACCGGCTCCAGGCCGAGACGCTGCTGCACAACGTGGCGTCGCAGAAGGTCCTCCGTCACGCGGGGTTCACACCCTTCGCCGTCGCGCCGGACTACCTGAGGATCGCCGGCCGCTGGCAGGACCACCTGCTCTTCCACGTCCTCGCGGCGGCGTCCGAGCCCGCGACCGCCGAGGAGCAGGCGGCCGCGGAACCCCCCGGAGGTGCGGGGCAGCAGTGACCACTGTGACCTCGCCGCTGGCGCCGAGCCGGTAGGTTTCAGGCATGGCACGTATGGCTGGAACCGCTGCACTGGCGGAGTCACTGTTGGACGTCGCGGTGGTCTCGACGACCTCCGTGGCCGGCGGTGACATCTGCACGACGACACGGTTGCGGCTCACGGACGGACGCAGCGCCGTCATCAAGACCCGGCCCCAGGCGCCGCCGCGCTTCTTCACCACCGAGGCCGAGGGCCTGCGCCGGCTGGGCGCGGCCGGCGGCGCCCCCGTCCCCGAGGTCCTCGCAGCCAACGACGAGTGCATCATCCTGGACTGGATCGAGCCGGCCAAGCCGTCCGCCGACCTGGCCGAGGGGCTGGGCCGGGGACTGGCCGCCACCCACGCCGCAGGCACCGGGGGCTTCGGCGCCGACCACGACGGCTACGTCGGGCTGGCTCCGCTGCCGAACCGGCCGCTGCCCACGTGGGAGGAGTTCTACGCCAGCCGGCGCGTCATGCCGTACGTGAAGGCCGCCGTCGATCGTGGCGCCCTCTCGCTGGAGCAGGCCGCGACCATCGAGAAGGTCATGAAGCAGCTGCCCTCGCTCACCGCCGATCCGGAGCCGCCGGCCCTGCTGCACGGCGACCTGTGGTCGGGCAACCTGGTCTGGTCCGCCGACGGCGTCCGCCTCATCGACCCGGCCGTCCACGGCGGGCACCGCGAGACGGACCTGGCGATGCTGGCCCTGTTCGGCGCCCCGCACCTGCAGCGGATCCTGGACGCCTACAACGAGGCCGCTCCCCTGCAGGAGGGCTGGATGGACCGGGTGCCGCTGCACCAGCTGCACCCCCTGCTCGTCCACGCCGTCATGTTCGGCGGGGCCTACGGTCCCCGTGCCGCCGCGGCGGCCCAGAGCCTGCTCGACGGCAAGTCGTAGGAGCGGAGGCGGAGCATGCGGATCCTCATCGTCGACGACGACCGCGCGGTACGTGACTCGCTGCGGCGTTCGCTGGAGTTCAACGGCTATGCGGTGGACGTGGCCGCCGACGGCGCCGAGGCACTGGCGAAGGTCGCCCAGTCCGCCCCGGACGCCATCGTGATGGACGTGATGATGCCTCGCCTCGGTGGCCTGGACGCCACCCGCGCCCTGCGGGCCGCGGGCAACGACGTGCCGATCCTCGTGCTGACCGCTCGCGACGCCGTCAGCGACCGGGTCGACGGCCTGGACGCCGGCGCCGACGACTACCTGAGCAAGCCGTTCGCGCTCGAGGAGCTGCTGGCGCGGGTCCGGGCGCTGCTGCGCCGCGTCGTCCGGTCGCGGGAGGAGCTCGACGACGAGCCCGCGCTCACGTTCGCCGACCTCACGCTCGACCCCGTCACCCGCGAGGTGCGCCGCGGCGAGCGACCCATCTCGCTGACGCGGACGGAGTTCGCCCTGCTGGAGTTGTTCATGCAGCGTCCCAAGCGCGTGCTGGAGCGGTCGTTCATCCTCGAGGAGGTGTGGGGCTTCGACTTCCCCACGACCGCGAACTCCCTCGAGGTCTACGTCGGGTACGTGCGCCGCAAGCTCGAGGCCGAGGGCGAGACCCGCCTGCTGCACACCGTGCGCGGGGTCGGCTACGTGCTGCGGGAGACACCCCCGTGACGGTGCTGGAGAAGATCCACGCGCGGGCGCACACCCTGTTCGAGCCGATCACCACCCGGCTGTCACTGGCCGGGCGCGTCGCGCTGCTGACGACCGCCGCCGTGGCCGCCGTCCTGACGATCATCAGCATCAGCGTCTTCGTGCTCGTGCGTCAGGAGATCATCGGCGCCCTGGACGACTCGATGCTCAAGCGCGCCAACCAAGCGGTCGAGGCCGGCTACACCCCTCGCAACCTGACCGTCAACGAGGCGAACCTGCTGGCCATCGCCGGCATCCAACTGCTGACCATCCGCAGCGGCGGCGGCGAGTTCCTCGTGCACTCGGCCGACGCGTTCCCCTACGACAACCGCGAGCGGGAGGTCGCCCTCGGGCTGGTCGACCACTCCGCCCGCACCGCGCACGTCGACGGCGTCACCTACCGCGTCGTCGCCGTGCAGGCCGGTCCCGGACAGGCCTTCGTGCTGGCCCAGTCCATGGAGTCGACCCGGCGCGCGCTGGAGCGGCTGCGGGTCGTGCTGACCCTCTCGACGCTCTCGGGCATGATCCTGGCCGGTGTCGCCGGGTGGGCGGTGGCCGGCAACGGCCTGCGCCCGGTCCGCCGACTCACG
Above is a window of Aeromicrobium senzhongii DNA encoding:
- a CDS encoding EamA family transporter, whose product is MSQPHPRRGLVLVVTAAVFFGINAGVTRIPIEAGLPVATYTTIRVTFAWLVFFAIAVAFDRSALRRPRGRDFLLVLALGVVGVAFVQWTYNIAIVRLPIGVALLLEYLAPVLVVLWARFVRHERVHPRVWPAIALALVGLALVGQVWGGLELDGIGVLVALTAAVCFAAYFLIGEELTATSAEPLSALQTVVWSFGIGAIVMNVLGGWEGTSALGTTASMLGRLDHLTVPAWLAMTSVVVTGTVVPFFLYLASLRDLSSAKASVIAMLEPVVAVIVGWVWFAESLSPVQTAGVAAVIGGIVLAQTARHTPDDELPPTL
- a CDS encoding phage holin family protein, producing MERFLSTWFVSSLALGLSALILGSHMSIGVEGETTLNRVLALAAVGLVFTIVHEIVGTIVKLISLPFIVLTLGLLLVVINALLLLLTEWITSQFGVEFVLDGFWWAVLAAIVVSICQSILSAIISD
- a CDS encoding low molecular weight protein-tyrosine-phosphatase — translated: MTRRIALVCLGNICRSPMAHVVLEQRLADAGIDDVVVTSSGTGDWHVGQPMDERAAATLTAAGYDATRHRARNFTPDWFGEQDLILTMDASNHADVLALARSDEDRAKVRMYRSFDPEADTPDAEVPDPWYGGPEGFDEVLKMVERTTDGIVRYLSDAS
- a CDS encoding GNAT family N-acetyltransferase encodes the protein MTHRPSGEILRLVTPDDAEELAAVWSRNRTFLAPWEPLRDDAFFTPESQRAGIERDLAEHEAGRMVPFVISGPDGGMAGRLTLSGVTRGAFQSAAMGYWVREDLNGRGLATRAAREAVDHAFATLGLHRLQAETLLHNVASQKVLRHAGFTPFAVAPDYLRIAGRWQDHLLFHVLAAASEPATAEEQAAAEPPGGAGQQ
- a CDS encoding fructosamine kinase family protein — its product is MARMAGTAALAESLLDVAVVSTTSVAGGDICTTTRLRLTDGRSAVIKTRPQAPPRFFTTEAEGLRRLGAAGGAPVPEVLAANDECIILDWIEPAKPSADLAEGLGRGLAATHAAGTGGFGADHDGYVGLAPLPNRPLPTWEEFYASRRVMPYVKAAVDRGALSLEQAATIEKVMKQLPSLTADPEPPALLHGDLWSGNLVWSADGVRLIDPAVHGGHRETDLAMLALFGAPHLQRILDAYNEAAPLQEGWMDRVPLHQLHPLLVHAVMFGGAYGPRAAAAAQSLLDGKS
- a CDS encoding response regulator transcription factor, with amino-acid sequence MRILIVDDDRAVRDSLRRSLEFNGYAVDVAADGAEALAKVAQSAPDAIVMDVMMPRLGGLDATRALRAAGNDVPILVLTARDAVSDRVDGLDAGADDYLSKPFALEELLARVRALLRRVVRSREELDDEPALTFADLTLDPVTREVRRGERPISLTRTEFALLELFMQRPKRVLERSFILEEVWGFDFPTTANSLEVYVGYVRRKLEAEGETRLLHTVRGVGYVLRETPP